Within the Arachis duranensis cultivar V14167 chromosome 10, aradu.V14167.gnm2.J7QH, whole genome shotgun sequence genome, the region aaaatagaaacagaaCAAACCcaatttctataattttaatacaaataatttaaattacagaatacaacaagttaactagatttcaaaatacaagcataattttataaactaaattctcaTAGAAGTATAATAGAAGTATAATGAACTCAATTCTCAAGAACCTATTTGTCTTTcgaattttatttgtaaaataacgtcaagaacttatttgtccttcgaactttattccGCTTTCAGCGTGGCACTATAACGGACACCTGAACACTATTTCAGCCATATTAACCAGTTTTATTTAGTGTATGAAAGACaaatagacaaaaaaaataaattattcttatttattaaaattaaaaatttttttatatttaaattttatcaaaaatatatttataaaaaatttaaaaagtcagGACCTATATCTCTTTTTTcctaaattaaaagttaaacaCTTGCGTCGTGTGTGAGAAATATATTCGAATTGaaaaaactaaaaagcacaGGCCATAGCCCATAAGCAGTGAGACCCACCAGTGGTAGTTTCAGACTTTCAGTCGTCTCCGTTATCTCATGCTGTTTATCCTCCGATTCCCGCTACCCATTCTGTTACGTCACTCCTTTCTCTCTTTCCCCAATTTCTCCGTTGAATTCTCAAATTTCtaatctctatctctctctctctctctcaggcGATGAAGGGCGTTGGTTCGCACAGCAACGATTGGGCATACTATCCCTCACCCTCTTCAAATCTATCTGCTTTTGCGGCCCCCTTTAGCGTCAATCGATTCTCCCCCAACGACGTCGTTTCGGCCCTGCCGTTTCCCGATTCTGCTGAATCCGCTCTTCAACCCCGATCCTACGGCTACGATTTCTTCTCCAACCCTATCAGAGAATTGGATTCCGCGCCTCCTCCTTCAAAACCTTATGGCTATTCCGTTGTTGATTCCTCTTCCAGTGTTCGATTGCCTCAATTTAAGTCTCTAGGTCTGGCTACTATGGACTCATTCTCTTATGATCAGTGTTCTTCCAATAATGGTGGAGAACCGAGCCATGTTGATTCTCAATTTTACTATTCTTCGTATGTTCCATCCCCAATTCATGATCCAGCTCCTTCTGTTGTACCTAATAATTGGCCTGCGTTATCATCCGGGTTTGCTTCCTTGGATGGCTCCACTATTGGTGATTTTGCTAAGAATTCACCTGAAGTAGGGTTTATTGGTCCAAGTGCTGGATTGTGGAATCAGTTTGCAGAGTTGAACCATGGTAAGGGAATGCATGTGGGTGTTGGGACCAGTTTCTCCGCAAATCAAACAAACGTTGCTGGTTCTGCTGTTGAAGAAAGGATGAACCAAGGTTTTTTTTGGCCTTATTTTGTTGGTGTTGTCCAAGTTGTTATGCTCATTGTAGTTGTGTTCTATTGCTTACTTAAATGGTTGTGTGAGAAACTTTTTGCAGGATAAGAACGAAATTAACGTTCCGAATTTCAAATGAAGATTTTTTTTCCCTCAATGTTTGAAATTTGTGTGGTGCCCTGTGAGGAATTATTTGTTTTAATGCAGGATGTCATGATTATCGTGCTGATCATTTGGATAGTAAATCTTGTTTGTGGGGAAGCTTCAAACCCACGCCAGTTGAGGTTTCAGGTATATCTGTTATGGGATCCACTTTATTACCTCTAGAAACACATGGTGAGGCTCCTGCGAAAGCTGGTGATTCAGGGAACTTGTCACGTGTTAGTTCTTATGACAAATTTTCCAGGCAGCGTTGTGATAGGCCATTACGAGTTGATACAACATCTTCGTCACCTATACCAGGTCTGGTAATGGATTTGAAAATGAACAATGATCCTACAGATGGAGACCTTGGaaacaataatttatataagGTAATGGAGGCTGATCAAGGACTTAGTTCTGGAACTTCAGGTGGCTTTGATTTAAGTCATCTCCGCCTGCATCTAGAAAGAAATGAACCATTCTCATCAAACAATGCAATGGACAAGATCGATCCAAGGAATGTTGTGGACTATATATTTAAAGAGACAAATGGAGTTCAAGATTCTCATGTGGATTTGGATAAATTGAGCTTGAGACTCGGTGCTAATCGGGATGTCAATTCCATCGAGAAATCTTTTGGCAGTGCAGATCGATGCAATCCTGCTGTAGACTCACCTTGCTGGAAGGGCGCCCCTTCTGGTTACTTTTCTCGTTATGAAACTTCTGAGACCAAGCCTTTGGAATATGTGCAGAAAACTGAGAAGTTCTCTGGTTATGTTATTCAAGAGCCTCAGAATTGTTTGCTTGACACCGACAATAATGTGAAAAGATCaagtaaaatttcaaacaacaaTCATGATCTAAATGATTTTGTCCATCAAGAAGATATAGATCTAAGGAAAATTCCGgcattgaattttaaatatccAAATTGCAATTCTTATAATGCAACGCGTAATACCTCTTTTCAGTCTGAGCCAAGCTGTAATTCTGAGGTTAAATACCTGAATGGCGTTACTGAAGTGAAGGAAAAAAATGTCCCACCAGTCAAGCCAATTCATCATCGTGATTCTAGAACCTCTTGGATAGATCATTCTCTTGTAGATGAAAACAAACTGCTGTATCATAAACCAGAGACTGATGGTGCTAATGCTGGAAACAATATGAATGAAACTGATGTGAGTGCTGGGAGCAATGTGAATGATGATTTGAAATGTGGTATATCTCAGATCCCAGAAAATACCTTGTCTTCTACTACTGTAGTAGATGCAACTAAATCACTTGAAAAGTCTGCTGAGAAAGTATTAAGTCCAAAATTAAATGTCCAAATGCTGGTTGATACGATGCACAATATGTCAGAATTGCTTCTTTTTCATTGCATGAATGATGCCTGTGAATTGAAAGAACAAGATTTCAACGTACTAAAAGTTGTGATCAGTAATCTCAATGCATGTTCTTTAAAGAATGCTGAAAGAATTACCCGTTTGCAAGAATTTCCTTCACCACATCCCGGAACTTCCAGGCATGCCAGAGAATCATGCAAGCTTCAACAGGTATATTCTTATCTCTTCaatttattcaatatatatagcATCTCTCAGCAAAGGTTAACACAACATATGTCTAGCTATTGCTGATAAGCTGTTTATTTTAATTGGTTTTGAATTCCATGAGGCAGTGTTGTACGCCAGTTAAATAGTTAGTACTATATTACATAACTTGTATGTTTTCCATCTGTATTCTTAGAATGCAAGTTTTGTGAAGCACCAAGTAACCCAATTAGTACCAGAGATTCCTAAGGTTGAGCTTGAGAATCCACTTGTTGAAGAGGCAAAAAACCTGCATATCAAATCTGGAAAATTAGTCCAACAACTTTCAAGCTCCATTTCTCCAAGGGGTGATGcagaaatgaaaaaagaagatgaaatgaCTAAGGTGCTTTAATATCTCATTTATTCTTCCTGTTTATCCTTTCAAATATCCTTACGACTAAACGGGTGAAAATTAATTGTTGCATACTTTTGCTTTATAGGCTTTAAAGAAGATTCTTAGTGAGAATCTGcatgatgatgacgatgatgatgatgaagtggAGTCTCAAACTTCAGTGCTATATAAGAATCTATGGCTTGAAGCTGAAGCTTCGTTGTGTTCCATTCATTATAAAGCTCGCTACAATCAAATGAAGAATGAAATCAAGAGGCTCAAGCAAAAAGGTTGACTGTGTTGTTTTTGGTATATCAAACGGGTCATTTGTTACTATACAGTACTAGATAAAATAGTATTTAAACAAaaagtaaagtatcgtttttgtccgcAACATTTGGGGTAAGTTTCAAAGTTATCCCTAACGTTtgaatcgtcctatttaagtccctaatatttcaaaattgactcaatgttgtcctgtcATTAGAAATCTGTTAACGGAATTGACGgcaggacaaaattgagacgattttgaaacgttagggacttaaataggacgaacacgttggggacaaaaacgatacatataaataaattttaattttactttcaataatatcaattttttacggtacatagttattcaattattttttaatcacatttaagtaaattatatttaatcacATTAactttattctaaataaatttattttttataattttactcttaaaaaattTCTACCCATCAAAAAATGTGTGTAGAATGACTAGTACATAAATTTGTGGGGgaaaaaaatgatacatataCAATAAAGTAACGTGATTCTAGTCATTTTACAAACATTTTTTAATGAGTAAAAttctttaaaagtaaaattataaaaaaattaatttatttaggaTCAAAGCAGTgtaattaagtgtaatttacttaaatgtgattaaaaaataattgaataactatgtacCGTAGAAGATTGATATtagtgaaggataaaattaaaatttatttctatgtatcgtttttgttcctaacgttttcgtcctatttaagttcctaacgtttcaaaatcgtctcaattttgtcctgcCGTCAATTTCGTTAACAGATTCCTAACGGCAAGACAACATTGAGCCAATTTTGAAatgttagagacttaaataggacgattcaaacgttagggacaactttgagaTTTACTCCAAACGTTGGGgataaaaacgatactttactcttaacAAATGATATGTTcctctgtttttttatttttataaaaatttacatCATGTTTTTGTATTCCTTTTTATGTTGCAGACGTGGGAGATCAATCTAATATAAGCCAAAGTTTTGCAACACACATTGATGCAGATGCAAATGCTAAGAATATGCCTGGTTCAAAATCTTCTATTGACATGAACAAGCCTAATCCATTGACACCTGAGGGAAATACTAGTCAAAACCTGGATAGTCTTGTCCAGAATTCTAATCTTTCTAGCACAAAGAAAGATGTTGGGAATGGTGAAGCTTCTGTTTTGGCTAGATTTCACATTCTGAGAACTCGAGGTGACAATTCTCCATCCAAAGGAAAAGAAGTTCAAACCCATATTAATTTTAGCCAAGAATCTCCTCTTCTAAGCAAAATGAAGGTGGATGATCATGAGGCATCTGTCATGGCAAGATTTCATATTCTTAAATCCCGTGTCGAAGATTTGAGTTCATCTTCAAAAGATACACTGTTAGATGGATTTGCTGACAAAGGAATGGATAACACAATACTTGACGCAAAGGCATCAGTAGTTGAGAGTTTAGATGTTCATGTAAATCCTTCCATTGTGCATCTCAGTTCTTACAGTGCTGTTGACAAGTCAATTCCAAAGGAGCTTCAACTCGATTTGGAGGAGAGTGAAGAAATTCAGCCTTGCGAGAACCACAAGTTTGACTACAACAATCAGCATCCTGCCGATGGCTTAGCATCGGAATGGGAACATGTTTCGAGACTGGAAGGTTGTTGAGGGGAAGAGCTTTGTAATAATAACGTTTTCAAAATGGACTCATCAGTGAATGACCGAATTTAATTTCTGTATTAGTTATGTTAGAGACATACATTTGCAGAATTTGatcttatttatgtttttttcatGTATGTATATAAGTTTGGTTTCTTATGTGTCTGTTCTACGTTATGGAACAGGTTGGGTGACCGTATTGTCAATGTGTTCTTTCAACCTTTCATTGCGGTGTTCTCACATTAGTTAATGTGATGCCAGTAGATTCAATAGAGATGATTCAAGGTGTTTGAAACCTTAAAATTGATAGAAGTTAATTATTCTTACTAATGAACAAgattaatgaaagaaaaagataaaaagtacatgaggtagacttttctcttttttacaTGAGTATATTTTAACAAAACTAGTACACGTTCCCGCGCAGGGTCTGAAATGATGATAAAAGAGCTTTTTGGTGTgactaaattatttaattcacTTACGTGATTCCTTTAAAGTCCTATTGTTAGCAGTAGTAGTTGATCCTTAATATCATCTGAATAAAAGATATACTTGTGTAGTTCTCTTTTTAATCTAACTAAAAAACTAAACGAACATATAACTATATTTAGATACAGGATAAAATAGACTAaaggattaaaagaaaatgctatttgtacactATTTTTCAGCCACCAATTCAGCCACTTTCactaaaatacaataaaaaatacgtTACTTATAAGGAAGCTAAAAAATATGGTTACAGCAATAGTACAATGCACTGAGAGTGGGGTTTCTTCATCGCGCCAAAATCTCTCACGTTTTCTTCATCGCGCCAAAATCTCTCAcgctttcttctcttctcttctcatgCACCTcaattctcttctcttctcttcgaTTGCGCCAATCTCACTGCTTACTTCTCTTTGATTGCACCAATCTCACTCCTTTCGTTTTGCTTCGCGCCATAATCTCACTCGcgctttcttctcttctccacgcTTCCCTCTGATTTGCTTCGCAccattttttattcttgttatctTAGGATTTCGATTATAACTTTTGACTCAATGAAATCCACAAGCTCGAATGATGAGATTTGTGTTTAATTTACTtcatatgttaattttttattcttgatttgattttaatttttttattatccatGTTTTactcttcattttattttaattttattgattatcTAGTTATGCAAATGCTTCTGATTTGGCTTATGCTTCTGATATGTGGCTTCATTATGTCATTTAGATCCTTTTACATCATGTACATTGTGTGATTATATCCTGAAAAATTTGTGTAATGAGAAAAATGTTTAGCTTCTGGATTGGAGTCAAATTGGTAGTtttgcatgattaaaatttCTGCATTTTCTTAGATCAGATGATGATCCTGATTCTATGAATGTGTTGGGGTTTAGTGCTATATTTGACTATTGAGTTTGATTATCATGTTTACCGAGTTTGATTATATTCAGGATCAGTGCTATATTTGACTATTGAATTTGATTATATATGTTTACTGAGTTTGATTATACTTAGATTCAGTGCTTGACTACTAATTTGTCTTGTTCATTCATAGAAAATTGAGAGTATTTTTATACCtgattagattttaaattttttattatctatgtTTTAGGTTGTTCCAAGCATAGGAATGTCATTCTCCTCTGTGAAAGATTATGAAACTTTTAATACCAATTATGCAAAAAGAGTTGGTTTTTCATGGAATATAAGAACTACTAAGTGGGATCAAAATAGACAAATTACATACCAAATCTTGGTATGTTCTAGAGCTGGTTATCGAAGATCAAAAATTGATCCACTAAAGAAGACAAATCCAACTTTCGAGCAAAATTGTAAAGTTAGGATTATTGTGAAAAGGGATAAGAAGATGGAATATGTGTTAACCTTTGTGAATATCCAGCACAACCATGCTATTAGTCCTAGCTTGGCAAAGACTCTGAGAAAGAATAGGGAACTAAGCTTGCATGCCAAACGGATAGCTGAGATCAATGATCAAGTTGGTGTTACAATAAGAAACACCTATCAAAGCTTAGCAACTGCTGCTGATGGCTATGATAAATTAACTTTTACTGAAAAAAAAGATCTTCGGAATCATGTAGCAAGAAGTGTCAGAGtcatagaagaagaaggggatGCACAATTATTAATGCAGTATTTTCATAGGATGCAACAACAAAACCACAACTTCTTTTACGAAGTTAAATTGGACGAGCAACATCGCATAAAACATGTTTTTTGGGCTGATGCTAGAAGTCGTGCTGCTTATGAGTACTTTGGCGACGTTGTGAGCTTTGATACGACATACCTAATAAATAGGTATGACACCACAATTATATATTTCAGTTAATTATATGCACTTTGGTTTTTGCATGTGTTTGTTGTATAGGGATAGATAtaatagaattaattttttttttctttgatgtCCCTGTTTTCTGGTTCTGTTTCTACTCGTTTTGGTGCAGTCTTCTTTCGCATATTTTAAAACTAGCAaattaaacaaccaaaatccaatcaaattcaaaatgtaaaaaaagttaaaactcAATAATCAAATATCAAGTATGCTATAATCAAACATGATGTAATATCATGTTTTAAAAGCTGAGCATAATCAAATAGACTCCAAATCATATAACAAAAATTCAGTTATAATCAAACATGTTGTAGATATCACATTTGTTTAAGTCTGAAGAAAATGAAGACTTAGAAATTAAGGCATGAATATCCATGTCGAGTTTAAGCCTAGTTGGACCTCCGTCTTGGCAAGCTCGAAGGGCATAGCCAATGGCTAGTGATTTGGCATGAGGCCAGCAGAAATCATCTCTTTGAATACAATACAAGCGTCATCTGACATGCCATTTTGTGCATATCATGAAATCAAACAAGACCAGGAAACAATGCTCCTTTGGGGAGTTTCAGCAAACAACTTCTGCGCGCAAAACAAATTGCCAATTCTGACATAAATGTTGACAAGAGTATTGGATAGGAAAACATCCAACTATgctataatataatttttaaaaactaagcATAATTaaactatgtttatttttttaacctgGATAAAACCATCGAAGAAGCTAATAGAATAAAACAAGGAAAATGTAAGAAAAATGCAGAATAAAACAAG harbors:
- the LOC107470104 gene encoding uncharacterized protein LOC107470104 is translated as MGSTLLPLETHGEAPAKAGDSGNLSRVSSYDKFSRQRCDRPLRVDTTSSSPIPGLVMDLKMNNDPTDGDLGNNNLYKVMEADQGLSSGTSGGFDLSHLRLHLERNEPFSSNNAMDKIDPRNVVDYIFKETNGVQDSHVDLDKLSLRLGANRDVNSIEKSFGSADRCNPAVDSPCWKGAPSGYFSRYETSETKPLEYVQKTEKFSGYVIQEPQNCLLDTDNNVKRSSKISNNNHDLNDFVHQEDIDLRKIPALNFKYPNCNSYNATRNTSFQSEPSCNSEVKYLNGVTEVKEKNVPPVKPIHHRDSRTSWIDHSLVDENKLLYHKPETDGANAGNNMNETDVSAGSNVNDDLKCGISQIPENTLSSTTVVDATKSLEKSAEKVLSPKLNVQMLVDTMHNMSELLLFHCMNDACELKEQDFNVLKVVISNLNACSLKNAERITRLQEFPSPHPGTSRHARESCKLQQNASFVKHQVTQLVPEIPKVELENPLVEEAKNLHIKSGKLVQQLSSSISPRGDAEMKKEDEMTKALKKILSENLHDDDDDDDEVESQTSVLYKNLWLEAEASLCSIHYKARYNQMKNEIKRLKQKDVGDQSNISQSFATHIDADANAKNMPGSKSSIDMNKPNPLTPEGNTSQNLDSLVQNSNLSSTKKDVGNGEASVLARFHILRTRGDNSPSKGKEVQTHINFSQESPLLSKMKVDDHEASVMARFHILKSRVEDLSSSSKDTLLDGFADKGMDNTILDAKASVVESLDVHVNPSIVHLSSYSAVDKSIPKELQLDLEESEEIQPCENHKFDYNNQHPADGLASEWEHVSRLEGC
- the LOC110276401 gene encoding uncharacterized protein LOC110276401 translates to MKGVGSHSNDWAYYPSPSSNLSAFAAPFSVNRFSPNDVVSALPFPDSAESALQPRSYGYDFFSNPIRELDSAPPPSKPYGYSVVDSSSSVRLPQFKSLGLATMDSFSYDQCSSNNGGEPSHVDSQFYYSSYVPSPIHDPAPSVVPNNWPALSSGFASLDGSTIGDFAKNSPEVGFIGPSAGLWNQFAELNHGKGMHVGVGTSFSANQTNVAGSAVEERMNQGFFWPYFVGVVQVVMLIVVVFYCLLKWLCEKLFAG